A single Paraburkholderia sp. D15 DNA region contains:
- a CDS encoding sugar efflux transporter, which translates to MLKTARFFDLLHIPGFKPLAAATLMLGVAMSFTAPYLSLFGVERAGMTPFRLGVFMTLIAASGVLASTLAGRWSDRSGRHRPLLLAALVAAALGYLCLCVVRDYRLLLIVGIVFIGAGGSAISMVFSFSRAALPVPDPAERVFASATLRTILSAAWVFGPSVGALVLAGAGFYGLFLFAAASFGACAAIVWRMREPQGHLGDHTVEDTASEPSASITVPPLTAPGEDAHETLPGVASANDITRAVAALTLLGLAANATMIVLPLYIVHGLNGTHLDVSVMLGLGALTEIPMMLALGAKSSTLHKPNWLAACAAVHAVYFVAMSLAGGVHVLIPMQILNAFVVAVTSCLGMTYVQDLMPDAPGRATALFFNAARVGSILSGVLSGLLVQAFSYRGTFLFCGLLALCALVLFAVPGDRYPLMWRAVKRFARTQYAKLQTRRDTRV; encoded by the coding sequence GTGCTGAAAACCGCCCGCTTTTTCGACCTGCTACACATCCCCGGCTTCAAGCCGCTCGCCGCCGCCACCCTGATGCTCGGCGTCGCCATGTCCTTCACCGCACCCTATCTGTCACTATTCGGCGTCGAACGCGCCGGCATGACGCCGTTCCGTCTCGGCGTATTCATGACGCTGATCGCCGCGAGCGGCGTGCTGGCCAGCACACTCGCGGGCCGCTGGAGCGACAGGAGCGGTCGTCACCGTCCGCTGCTGCTGGCCGCGCTGGTGGCTGCCGCGCTCGGCTATCTGTGTCTCTGCGTGGTTCGCGACTACCGCCTGCTGCTGATAGTCGGCATCGTCTTCATCGGCGCGGGCGGCTCGGCGATCTCGATGGTGTTCTCGTTCAGCCGCGCCGCGTTACCCGTGCCCGACCCAGCGGAGCGCGTGTTCGCGAGCGCGACGTTGCGAACCATTCTGTCCGCCGCCTGGGTGTTCGGCCCGTCGGTCGGTGCACTGGTGCTTGCCGGCGCCGGCTTCTATGGCCTGTTCCTGTTTGCGGCCGCCAGTTTCGGCGCGTGCGCGGCGATCGTCTGGCGCATGCGCGAGCCGCAAGGGCATCTCGGCGACCACACGGTGGAAGACACCGCGTCGGAACCCTCCGCATCGATCACCGTGCCGCCGCTCACCGCGCCCGGCGAAGACGCGCACGAAACCTTGCCCGGCGTCGCATCGGCTAACGACATCACCCGCGCGGTGGCCGCGCTCACCTTGCTGGGTCTCGCCGCCAACGCGACCATGATCGTGCTGCCGCTCTACATCGTGCACGGGCTGAACGGCACGCACCTCGACGTATCGGTGATGCTCGGTCTCGGCGCGTTGACCGAGATCCCGATGATGCTCGCGCTCGGCGCGAAGTCGTCGACGTTGCACAAGCCGAACTGGCTCGCCGCCTGCGCGGCGGTGCACGCGGTGTACTTCGTCGCGATGTCGCTGGCGGGCGGCGTGCACGTGCTGATCCCGATGCAGATTCTCAACGCCTTCGTGGTCGCCGTGACCTCGTGCCTCGGCATGACCTATGTACAGGACCTGATGCCCGACGCGCCCGGCCGCGCGACCGCGCTGTTCTTCAACGCGGCGCGGGTCGGGTCGATCCTCTCGGGCGTGCTGTCGGGCTTGCTGGTGCAAGCCTTCAGCTACCGCGGCACGTTCCTCTTCTGCGGTTTGCTGGCGTTGTGCGCGCTCGTGCTGTTCGCGGTGCCGGGCGATCGCTATCCGCTGATGTGGCGCGCGGTGAAGCGCTTCGCTCGCACGCAGTACGCAAAATTGCAGACGCGGCGCGATACACGCGTGTAA
- the gnd gene encoding phosphogluconate dehydrogenase (NAD(+)-dependent, decarboxylating) — MQLGMIGLGRMGADMVRRLTKGGQQCIAYDVQAAAVDKLKQEGIAGATTLEDLVGQLQKPRAVWLMVPAAVVDSTLEKLLPLLEPGDIVIDGGNSYYHDDIRRGAELGARKLHYVDVGTSGGVAGRERGYCLMIGGEPEIVKHLEPVFAALAPGVGTAPATPGRTPGASTAEQGFLHCGPQGAGHFVKMVHNGIEYGIMAAYAEGLNILHHADAGKHAREIDAETTPLRRPELYQYDLNLAEVTEVWRRGSVIGSWLLDLIAGSLVSDVELKNYAGRVSDSGEGRWTVTAAIDEGVPTPVLSAALFARFSSRGEADFANRVLSAMRNDFGGHVEKAATPPAGQKS; from the coding sequence ATGCAGCTAGGCATGATTGGATTGGGACGCATGGGCGCCGACATGGTGCGACGCCTGACGAAGGGCGGTCAGCAATGTATCGCCTACGACGTGCAGGCCGCCGCGGTCGACAAGCTGAAGCAGGAGGGCATCGCAGGCGCCACGACGCTGGAAGACCTCGTCGGGCAATTGCAGAAACCGCGCGCGGTCTGGCTGATGGTGCCGGCCGCGGTCGTCGACTCGACGCTAGAGAAACTGCTGCCGCTGCTTGAACCCGGCGACATCGTCATCGACGGCGGCAACTCCTACTATCACGACGACATCCGTCGCGGCGCCGAACTCGGCGCGCGCAAGCTGCACTATGTGGACGTCGGCACGAGCGGCGGCGTCGCGGGTCGCGAGCGCGGCTACTGTCTGATGATCGGCGGCGAGCCGGAGATCGTGAAGCATCTCGAACCGGTCTTCGCGGCGCTCGCGCCGGGCGTGGGCACAGCGCCGGCCACACCGGGCCGAACGCCGGGCGCGAGCACCGCGGAGCAGGGCTTCCTGCATTGCGGACCGCAAGGCGCGGGGCACTTCGTGAAGATGGTGCACAACGGCATCGAGTACGGCATCATGGCCGCGTATGCCGAAGGCCTGAACATCCTGCATCACGCCGACGCCGGCAAACACGCGCGCGAGATCGACGCGGAGACCACGCCGCTGCGCCGTCCCGAGTTGTATCAGTACGACCTGAACCTGGCCGAAGTCACCGAGGTCTGGCGACGCGGCAGCGTGATCGGCTCGTGGCTGCTCGATCTGATCGCGGGCTCGCTCGTCAGCGACGTCGAATTGAAGAACTACGCGGGCCGCGTATCGGATTCGGGCGAGGGCCGCTGGACGGTCACCGCCGCGATCGACGAAGGCGTGCCCACGCCGGTGCTGAGCGCGGCGCTGTTCGCCCGCTTCAGCTCGCGCGGCGAGGCGGACTTCGCGAACCGCGTGCTGTCGGCCATGCGCAACGATTTCGGCGGTCACGTCGAAAAAGCCGCCACGCCGCCGGCCGGCCAGAAAAGTTGA
- a CDS encoding HAD family hydrolase, translated as MPADTQTKPHDVVFLFDCDNTLLDNDHVLADLRAHMLKSFGTENSARYWAIFEQLRAELGYADYLGALQRYRLEHPRDTHLLLMSSFLIDYPFSNRLFPGALDALRHVAQRGPTVILSDGDVVFQPRKLARSGLWDEVEGRVLIYIHKEQMLDQVMECYPARHYVMVDDKLRILTAMKKAWGDKLTTVFPRQGHYAFDPKEIASNPPADVSIERIGELAEIDLDSLSGARA; from the coding sequence ATGCCAGCCGACACTCAAACGAAACCGCACGACGTCGTATTCCTGTTCGACTGCGATAACACCCTGCTGGACAACGACCACGTGCTGGCTGATCTGCGCGCGCACATGCTGAAGTCGTTCGGCACGGAAAACAGCGCGCGGTATTGGGCGATCTTCGAGCAGTTGCGTGCGGAGCTCGGGTACGCCGACTACCTGGGCGCATTGCAGCGTTACCGGCTCGAACATCCGCGCGATACGCATCTGTTGCTGATGTCGTCGTTCCTGATCGACTATCCGTTTTCCAACCGGCTTTTTCCGGGTGCGCTGGACGCGTTGCGGCACGTGGCGCAACGCGGGCCGACGGTGATCCTTTCCGATGGCGACGTGGTGTTCCAGCCGCGCAAGCTTGCGCGTTCCGGTCTATGGGACGAGGTCGAAGGGCGCGTGCTGATCTACATCCACAAGGAACAGATGCTCGATCAGGTGATGGAGTGTTATCCCGCGCGCCACTACGTGATGGTCGACGACAAGCTGCGCATTCTCACCGCGATGAAGAAAGCGTGGGGCGACAAACTGACCACCGTGTTCCCGCGTCAGGGACATTACGCGTTCGATCCGAAGGAGATCGCGAGCAATCCACCGGCCGATGTGAGCATCGAGCGGATCGGCGAGCTGGCGGAGATCGATCTGGACAGTCTGTCGGGTGCGAGGGCGTGA
- a CDS encoding ankyrin repeat domain-containing protein, with protein MTAPTAPSPSSAPQIDPELLELAQQVFDLARRGDAAMLAAVIEKGVPPNLRNDKGDSLVMLASYHGHVDAVRTLLERGADPNLRNDNGQTPIAGAAFKGFDAVIETLLAHGADVEGASPDGRTALMIAAMFNRTAIMDLLIAHGANPQARDANGVSALDAAGRMGAGDAQARLKALGD; from the coding sequence TTGACTGCCCCCACCGCCCCTTCGCCTTCCTCCGCCCCACAGATCGATCCCGAACTGCTCGAACTCGCGCAACAGGTGTTCGACCTCGCGCGGCGCGGCGACGCCGCGATGCTCGCGGCCGTCATCGAAAAAGGCGTGCCGCCGAATCTGCGCAACGACAAAGGCGACAGCCTCGTGATGCTCGCGAGCTACCACGGTCATGTAGATGCCGTACGTACGCTGCTGGAACGCGGCGCCGATCCGAACCTGCGCAACGATAACGGCCAGACGCCGATCGCAGGCGCCGCGTTCAAGGGTTTCGACGCGGTGATCGAGACCCTGCTCGCGCATGGCGCGGACGTGGAAGGTGCGTCGCCGGACGGCCGCACCGCGTTGATGATTGCCGCGATGTTCAACCGCACGGCGATCATGGATCTGTTGATCGCGCACGGTGCGAACCCGCAGGCGCGTGATGCGAACGGCGTGAGCGCGCTCGATGCGGCTGGCCGCATGGGTGCGGGCGACGCGCAGGCGAGGTTGAAGGCGCTCGGTGATTGA
- a CDS encoding phosphoketolase family protein, translated as MAEATSRATPPSVLDPDTLRKMDRYWRACNYLSAGMIYLRDNPLLREPLKPEHIKNRLLGHWGSDPGQSFLLVHLNRVIKQLDLNVIYVAGPGHGAPATLAHGYLEGHYSEIYPDRSEDEAGMRRFFRQFSFPGGIGSHCTPETPGSIHEGGELGYSLSHGYGAAFDNPDLIVAVMIGDGEAETGPLATSWHSNKFLNPVRDGAVLPILHLNGYKIANPTILARIPRDELEALLTGYGHKPYFVEGDDPDTMHQQMAATLDQCIGEIRAIQQRSREHNDPTRPRWPMIVLRSPKGWTGPKEVDGHKVEGSWRAHQVPVLDPATNGKSLKLVEHWLRSYEPESLFDASGRLVEELRELAPEGARRISANPHANGGLLCKTLEMPPFRDYAVAVKKPAASYSSPTEALGVFLRDVMRNNMSNFRVFGPDETASNKLTAIYDASEKTWLAQTEPGDADGGELAPDGRVMEMLSEHTLEGWFEGYVLTGRHGLFPTYEAFVHVIDSMFNQHAKWLEKAKRDLGWRQPVPSINLLITSLVWRQDHNGFTHQDPGFLDVVTNKSPDVVRIYLPPDANCLLSVADHCLRSRDYVNVIVADKQPHLQYLDMEAAVIHCTKGIGIWDWASTDQGVEPDVVMACAGDIATMEALAAVQLLKERFADLKIRFVNVVDLFRLMPEHAHPHGLSSRDFDSLFTTSKPVIFNFHSYASLVHKLTYNRTNHENLHVHGYHEKGNINTPLELAIINQVDRFSLAIDVIDRVPKLRGVGDHAKEWLRGQIIEHLAYAHAEGIDKEEIRNWTWKG; from the coding sequence ATGGCCGAAGCAACTTCCCGCGCGACCCCGCCTTCTGTTCTGGACCCCGACACGCTGCGCAAGATGGACCGCTACTGGCGCGCCTGCAACTATCTATCGGCCGGCATGATCTATCTGCGCGACAACCCGCTGTTGCGCGAACCGCTCAAACCCGAGCACATCAAGAACCGCCTGCTCGGCCACTGGGGCTCGGACCCGGGGCAAAGCTTCCTGCTGGTTCATCTGAACCGCGTGATCAAACAGCTCGACCTGAACGTGATCTACGTCGCAGGTCCAGGGCACGGCGCGCCGGCCACGCTCGCGCATGGCTACCTCGAAGGCCATTACTCGGAAATCTATCCGGACCGCAGCGAGGACGAGGCGGGCATGCGGCGCTTCTTCCGGCAATTCTCGTTTCCGGGCGGCATCGGTTCGCACTGCACGCCGGAGACGCCGGGCTCGATCCACGAAGGCGGCGAACTCGGCTACAGCCTGTCGCACGGTTACGGCGCCGCGTTCGACAACCCGGACCTGATCGTCGCGGTGATGATCGGCGACGGCGAAGCGGAGACCGGACCGCTCGCCACCTCGTGGCATTCGAACAAATTCCTCAATCCGGTGCGCGACGGCGCGGTGCTGCCGATCCTGCATCTGAACGGCTACAAGATCGCCAATCCGACCATCCTCGCGCGCATTCCGCGTGACGAACTCGAAGCGCTGCTGACCGGCTACGGCCACAAACCGTATTTCGTGGAAGGCGACGATCCCGACACCATGCATCAGCAGATGGCCGCGACGCTCGACCAGTGCATCGGCGAAATCCGCGCCATTCAGCAGCGCTCGCGCGAACACAACGACCCGACCCGGCCGCGCTGGCCGATGATCGTGCTGCGTTCGCCGAAAGGCTGGACCGGTCCGAAGGAAGTGGACGGTCACAAGGTGGAAGGGTCGTGGCGCGCGCACCAGGTGCCGGTGCTCGACCCGGCGACCAACGGCAAGAGCCTGAAACTGGTCGAACACTGGCTGCGCAGTTACGAGCCCGAGTCGTTGTTCGACGCATCCGGACGTCTGGTCGAGGAACTGCGCGAACTCGCGCCCGAAGGCGCGCGCCGCATCAGCGCGAATCCGCACGCGAACGGCGGCCTGCTGTGCAAGACGCTGGAAATGCCGCCGTTCCGCGACTACGCGGTGGCGGTGAAGAAACCCGCCGCATCGTACTCGTCGCCGACCGAAGCGCTCGGCGTGTTCCTGCGCGACGTGATGCGCAACAACATGAGCAACTTCCGCGTGTTCGGTCCCGACGAAACCGCGAGCAACAAACTGACCGCGATCTACGATGCGTCCGAAAAAACCTGGCTCGCGCAAACGGAACCGGGCGATGCCGATGGCGGTGAGCTCGCGCCCGACGGCCGCGTGATGGAGATGCTGAGCGAGCACACGCTCGAAGGCTGGTTCGAAGGCTATGTGCTCACCGGCCGCCACGGTCTCTTCCCGACCTACGAAGCGTTCGTCCACGTGATCGATTCGATGTTCAACCAGCACGCGAAATGGCTGGAAAAAGCGAAGCGCGATCTCGGCTGGCGGCAGCCGGTGCCGTCGATCAATCTGCTGATCACGTCGCTGGTCTGGCGTCAGGACCACAACGGTTTCACGCATCAGGACCCGGGTTTTCTCGACGTGGTCACGAACAAGAGCCCGGACGTGGTGCGCATCTATTTGCCGCCGGACGCGAACTGTCTGCTGAGCGTCGCGGACCACTGCCTGCGTTCCCGCGACTACGTGAACGTGATCGTCGCGGACAAGCAGCCGCATCTGCAATATCTCGACATGGAGGCGGCGGTCATCCACTGCACGAAGGGCATCGGCATCTGGGACTGGGCGTCGACCGATCAGGGCGTCGAACCCGATGTGGTGATGGCCTGCGCCGGCGACATCGCGACGATGGAAGCGCTCGCCGCCGTGCAGTTGCTGAAGGAGCGTTTCGCCGATCTGAAGATCCGCTTCGTCAATGTGGTCGATCTATTCCGTCTGATGCCGGAACACGCGCATCCGCACGGCCTGTCGAGTCGCGATTTCGATTCGCTGTTCACCACCAGCAAGCCGGTGATTTTCAATTTCCATTCGTACGCGTCGCTGGTGCACAAGCTGACCTATAACCGCACCAATCACGAGAATCTGCACGTGCACGGCTATCACGAGAAGGGCAACATCAACACGCCGCTCGAACTGGCCATCATCAACCAGGTGGACCGCTTCTCGCTGGCCATCGACGTGATCGACCGCGTGCCGAAACTGCGTGGGGTCGGCGATCATGCGAAGGAATGGCTGCGTGGTCAGATCATCGAGCATCTGGCTTATGCGCATGCCGAAGGGATCGACAAGGAAGAAATCCGCAACTGGACGTGGAAAGGCTGA
- a CDS encoding acetate/propionate family kinase: MQIRESTASGDGDGDGDDDVEGGVPTILVLNSGSSSLKFGLFTHAGGDEALLLEGSAEGIGRHDGSLRIKSPDGRVLVQQDQLLETQTEALQKLAGVLAHQKYGRPSAVGHRVVHGGPHLRKHQRLTPAVRQRLQDAVHFAPLHIPPALALIDEAAKIFGDAQHFACFDTAFHATMPPLAAQLPLPRRYVKSGVIRYGFHGLSYESLVTQLGAALPPRAVFAHLGNGSSVCALRDGQSVDTSMGLTPTGGVPMGTRSGDLDPGVLLYLMRVEKLDAAALETLLNRHSGLAGYSDGESDMQALERRAAAGDANASLALDAFATAVRKTIGGYAALLGGIDLLVFTGGIGEHSAEIRRRVCDGLAFMGLVESDPAGKVRAIHTEEEKQIARHCRTLLAAQGPTGTR, encoded by the coding sequence ATGCAGATTCGGGAATCCACCGCGAGCGGTGACGGTGATGGTGACGGTGACGACGATGTCGAAGGCGGCGTGCCGACCATACTCGTGCTCAATAGCGGCTCGTCGTCGCTGAAATTCGGTTTGTTCACGCATGCGGGCGGCGACGAAGCGTTGCTGCTCGAAGGCAGCGCGGAAGGGATCGGCCGTCACGACGGCAGTTTGCGGATCAAGTCGCCTGACGGCCGCGTGCTGGTGCAGCAGGACCAGCTGCTCGAAACGCAGACCGAGGCGTTGCAGAAACTCGCCGGCGTGCTCGCGCATCAGAAGTACGGCCGGCCGTCGGCGGTCGGGCATCGCGTGGTGCATGGCGGCCCGCATCTGCGCAAGCATCAGCGTTTGACGCCCGCCGTGCGGCAACGTCTGCAGGATGCGGTGCATTTCGCGCCGCTGCATATTCCACCGGCGCTGGCGTTGATCGACGAGGCGGCGAAGATTTTCGGCGATGCGCAACATTTCGCGTGTTTCGATACGGCGTTCCATGCAACGATGCCGCCGCTCGCGGCGCAGTTGCCGTTACCGCGCCGCTACGTGAAGTCGGGCGTCATACGCTATGGCTTTCATGGGCTGTCGTACGAATCGCTGGTCACGCAACTCGGCGCCGCGTTGCCGCCGCGCGCGGTGTTCGCGCATCTCGGCAACGGCTCCAGCGTGTGCGCGTTGCGCGACGGCCAATCGGTCGATACGTCGATGGGTTTGACGCCGACCGGTGGCGTGCCGATGGGCACGCGCAGCGGCGATCTCGATCCGGGCGTGCTGCTGTATCTGATGCGCGTCGAAAAACTCGATGCCGCCGCGCTGGAGACGCTGCTGAATCGCCACAGCGGCCTCGCCGGTTATAGCGATGGCGAAAGCGACATGCAGGCGCTCGAACGGCGTGCCGCGGCCGGCGACGCGAACGCGTCGCTCGCACTCGATGCGTTTGCGACAGCGGTGCGTAAAACCATCGGCGGATACGCGGCGCTGCTTGGCGGGATCGACCTGCTGGTGTTCACCGGCGGGATCGGCGAACACAGCGCGGAAATCCGTCGCCGCGTGTGCGACGGTCTCGCGTTCATGGGGTTGGTGGAAAGCGATCCGGCGGGCAAGGTGAGGGCGATTCACACCGAGGAGGAAAAGCAGATCGCGAGGCATTGCCGTACGCTGCTGGCCGCGCAAGGGCCGACCGGTACGCGTTGA
- a CDS encoding BON domain-containing protein: MPSARTTGFTGDMSTVRLNDAKIAAEATRRLAWDSAIPEHVITVKVVNGRITLHGELQRDQQKAAALEDVTRLFGVSGVTDCTTVKHR; the protein is encoded by the coding sequence ATGCCCAGTGCACGCACCACCGGGTTCACCGGAGACATGTCCACCGTGCGTCTAAACGACGCAAAGATCGCCGCCGAAGCGACCCGCCGTCTCGCGTGGGACAGCGCCATCCCCGAACACGTCATCACGGTGAAGGTCGTCAACGGCCGCATCACGCTGCACGGCGAACTGCAGCGCGATCAGCAGAAAGCCGCGGCACTCGAAGACGTCACGCGGCTGTTCGGCGTGAGCGGCGTGACCGATTGCACGACGGTCAAGCACCGCTAG
- a CDS encoding D-amino acid dehydrogenase, producing the protein MSRIAIIGAGITGVTTAHALAQRGHQVTVFERHRYAAMETSFANGGQLSASNAEVWNSAATVLKGLRWMLTRDAPLLLNPLPTWHKYSWMGEFLRQIPHYRANTIETVRLAIAAREHLFSIAESEGIDFDLERRGILHIYKTRKEFDAANRVNALLREGGLDREAVSASELQRIEPTLQGDFFGGFFTPSDSTGDIHKFTRGLADACVRHGVEFHYDAEITAIEQPAEGTFSLAVNLAGESQRFAFERIVVCAGVKSRDFAAMLGDHVNVYPVKGYSITVCLDDETSRARAPWVSLLDDSAKIVTSRLGADRFRVAGTAEINGFNRDIRSDRIAPLVDWTRRYFPEVSTARVIPWAGLRPMLPSMLPKVGHGKRRGVFYNTGHGHLGWTLSAATAQAVAGAIR; encoded by the coding sequence ATGTCACGAATCGCCATCATCGGCGCCGGCATTACCGGCGTCACGACCGCGCACGCCCTCGCGCAACGCGGCCACCAGGTCACCGTCTTCGAACGTCATCGCTATGCGGCAATGGAGACTTCGTTCGCCAACGGCGGCCAGTTGTCGGCCAGCAACGCCGAAGTGTGGAACAGTGCCGCCACCGTGCTGAAGGGCCTGCGCTGGATGCTCACGCGCGACGCCCCGCTGCTGCTCAATCCGTTGCCCACGTGGCACAAGTACTCGTGGATGGGCGAATTCCTGCGGCAGATTCCGCACTATCGCGCGAACACGATCGAGACCGTACGGCTCGCGATCGCCGCGCGCGAGCATCTGTTTTCGATCGCGGAGAGCGAGGGCATCGACTTCGATCTGGAGCGGCGCGGCATTCTGCACATCTATAAGACGCGGAAGGAATTCGACGCGGCCAACCGCGTGAATGCGTTGCTGCGCGAAGGCGGCCTCGACCGTGAGGCCGTGAGCGCGAGCGAACTGCAGCGAATCGAGCCGACCCTTCAGGGCGATTTCTTCGGCGGCTTCTTTACGCCGTCGGACTCGACCGGCGACATCCACAAGTTCACCCGTGGCCTCGCTGACGCGTGCGTACGCCACGGCGTCGAGTTTCACTACGATGCCGAGATCACCGCGATCGAGCAGCCGGCCGAAGGCACATTTTCGCTGGCGGTCAACCTGGCGGGCGAATCGCAGCGTTTCGCGTTCGAACGGATCGTCGTGTGCGCGGGCGTGAAGAGCCGCGATTTCGCCGCGATGCTGGGCGATCACGTCAACGTTTATCCGGTGAAGGGCTATTCGATCACCGTCTGTCTCGACGACGAGACGAGCCGCGCACGCGCGCCGTGGGTGAGCCTGCTCGACGACAGCGCGAAGATCGTGACGAGCCGGCTCGGCGCGGATCGTTTCCGCGTGGCGGGCACGGCGGAGATCAACGGGTTCAATCGCGACATCCGCTCGGATCGCATCGCGCCGCTGGTGGACTGGACACGGCGCTATTTTCCCGAGGTGTCGACCGCGCGCGTGATTCCGTGGGCAGGCCTGCGGCCGATGTTGCCCAGCATGCTGCCCAAGGTCGGACACGGCAAACGGCGCGGGGTGTTCTATAACACCGGGCACGGGCATCTGGGGTGGACGCTGTCGGCCGCCACGGCGCAGGCGGTGGCGGGAGCGATTCGATAG
- a CDS encoding LysE family translocator, translating into MPAFTTLLAFALVSLGMVLTPGPNMIYLISRSLCQGKRAGLVSLGGVALGYVFYMFCAAFGITALLLTVPFAYDALRFCGALYLLYLAWQAVKPGGRSPFQVRDLPHDSRRKLFTMGLVTNLANPKIAVMYLSLLPQFISPGHGSVLSQSLALGCVQIVISVTVNAMIASMAGSIAGFLAKRPVWLMVQRWLMGTVLAGLAVRIALDSRR; encoded by the coding sequence GTGCCCGCCTTCACTACGCTGCTCGCTTTCGCACTCGTTTCGCTCGGCATGGTCCTCACGCCGGGGCCGAACATGATCTACCTGATCTCGCGATCGCTCTGTCAGGGCAAGCGCGCTGGACTCGTGTCGCTCGGCGGCGTGGCGCTGGGCTACGTGTTCTATATGTTCTGCGCGGCGTTCGGCATCACCGCGCTGCTGCTGACGGTGCCGTTCGCGTACGACGCGCTGCGTTTCTGCGGTGCGCTCTATCTGCTGTATCTCGCGTGGCAGGCGGTCAAACCCGGCGGCCGTTCGCCGTTCCAGGTGCGCGATCTGCCGCACGACAGCCGTCGCAAACTATTCACCATGGGCCTCGTCACCAACCTCGCGAATCCGAAGATCGCGGTGATGTATCTGTCGCTGCTGCCGCAATTCATTTCACCGGGACATGGCAGCGTGCTGTCGCAATCGCTGGCGCTGGGCTGCGTGCAGATCGTGATCAGCGTGACGGTCAACGCGATGATCGCCAGCATGGCCGGGTCGATCGCCGGATTTCTCGCTAAGCGTCCGGTGTGGCTGATGGTGCAGCGCTGGTTGATGGGCACGGTGCTGGCGGGATTGGCGGTGCGGATCGCGCTCGATTCGCGGCGTTGA
- a CDS encoding GNAT family N-acetyltransferase — protein MSTLTFSAFSADDLERHLPQFGALLHACVHDGASVGFVMPHDVDDSEAFWRDKVLPALRDEALILLVARDGDAIVGTVQLAHDTMPNQRHRADVRKLLVHPAWRRRGIARSLMTALEGHAARLQRSLLTLDTRTGDHAEPLYRALGYQVAGVIPGYARATHDARLETCTFMYKAL, from the coding sequence ATGAGCACCCTCACCTTCAGCGCGTTTTCCGCGGACGATCTCGAACGCCATCTGCCGCAATTCGGCGCGTTGCTGCATGCCTGCGTGCATGACGGCGCAAGCGTCGGCTTCGTCATGCCGCACGACGTGGACGACAGCGAGGCGTTCTGGCGCGACAAGGTACTGCCCGCGTTGCGCGACGAGGCGCTGATTCTGCTGGTGGCGCGCGACGGCGACGCGATTGTCGGTACCGTGCAACTGGCGCACGACACGATGCCGAACCAGCGTCACCGCGCCGACGTGCGCAAGCTGCTGGTGCATCCGGCGTGGCGTCGCCGGGGTATCGCGCGGTCGCTGATGACGGCGCTGGAAGGGCATGCCGCGCGCCTGCAACGCAGCCTGCTCACGCTCGATACCCGCACCGGCGATCACGCCGAGCCGCTGTATCGCGCGCTCGGCTATCAGGTGGCCGGCGTGATTCCCGGCTACGCGCGCGCCACGCACGACGCGCGGCTGGAGACCTGCACGTTCATGTACAAGGCGCTGTGA
- a CDS encoding XRE family transcriptional regulator — protein MENTPADTDDSAFDRRIAERLRALRAERNWSLDDLAALSGVSRATLSRLENAAVSPTASVLGKLCVAYGLPMSRLMQMVEEDFVPLVPRSAQSLWTDVEAGFRRRSVSPPAQALSGEALECELEPGALITYDASPRPGLEHHLILLEGQLRITVDGQRHALQPGDCLRYRLFGPSAFVTPADSGARYFLFIV, from the coding sequence ATGGAAAACACACCAGCCGACACCGATGACTCCGCCTTCGACCGCCGCATCGCGGAGCGTCTACGCGCGCTGCGCGCCGAGCGCAACTGGTCGCTCGACGACCTTGCGGCCTTAAGCGGCGTCAGCCGCGCGACGTTGTCGCGCCTCGAAAACGCCGCCGTCAGTCCGACCGCGAGCGTGCTCGGCAAGCTCTGCGTCGCCTACGGCCTGCCGATGTCGCGTCTCATGCAGATGGTCGAGGAAGATTTCGTGCCGCTCGTGCCGCGCAGCGCGCAGTCGCTGTGGACCGACGTCGAGGCCGGCTTCCGCCGCCGTTCGGTATCGCCGCCCGCGCAGGCGCTGAGCGGCGAGGCGCTCGAATGCGAACTTGAACCCGGCGCGCTGATCACCTACGACGCGTCGCCCCGCCCCGGTCTCGAACATCATCTGATCCTGCTTGAAGGGCAACTGCGCATTACCGTCGACGGTCAGCGCCACGCGTTGCAGCCCGGCGACTGTCTGCGCTACCGGCTGTTCGGCCCGAGCGCCTTCGTCACACCCGCGGACAGCGGGGCCCGTTACTTTCTCTTCATCGTGTGA